In Silene latifolia isolate original U9 population chromosome X, ASM4854445v1, whole genome shotgun sequence, the following proteins share a genomic window:
- the LOC141623394 gene encoding LEAF RUST 10 DISEASE-RESISTANCE LOCUS RECEPTOR-LIKE PROTEIN KINASE-like 1.2 isoform X2, with protein sequence MIRLCCFSNCNNLMFKLTFFLQLKLYFSLSANHFGDCIPKKCGNLNISYPFYMIDKQYSYCGYPGFEVSCKDDNFPYINISGSSYVVKNVSYEEQTIQVVNSMLLESSAGQIACSELLGHLNLTASNDKFKYTANHSISLVLDCPQKVLQEHSPNWVICGAVGVYEDESRLKEMEGKCNGGVVSVPYEGETMKNGNVTEMLGEGFSLKWMANNCSACHESGGQCGYDQTISTFSCFCPDRTHAHQCFLHTLKKKKGHLPLILGLVIASSLLIVAAFIAICWWKKLKPAHAKYVSRSNSLDQSPSEVEKGNIYFGVPLFSYNELREATDNFDESKELGDGGFGTVYYGKLKDGREVAVKRLYEKNYKRVEQFMNEVQLLTCLRHHNLVSLYGCTSHHSRELLLVYEYVSNGTVADHLYGNKAKDGSLSWSVRLKIATETANALCYLHASDIIHRDVKTNNILLDSSYSVKVADFGLSRLFPNDVTHISTAPQGTPGYLDPEYGECYQLTNKSDVYSFGVVLVELISSLPAIDFDRHRHEINLSNYAMTRIQRCAFEELVDPKLGFSSDEKVRRMTTSVGELAFQCLQHDKEFRPSMDEVLKILKTIQSTDYEALLAEEQAENDTGNVQRR encoded by the exons ATGATCAGATTATGTTGTTTCTCAAACTGTAATAACTTGATGTTCAAGCTAACATTTTTCTTGCAGCTCAAACTTTACTTTTCTTTATCAGCCAATCATTTTGGAGATTGTATACCCAAAAAATGTGGTAATTTAAATATAAGTTATCCTTTTTATATGATTGATAAGCAATATTCATATTGTGGGTACCCTGGTTTTGAGGTTTCTTGTAAAGATGACAACTTTCCATATATCAACATTTCTGGTAGTAGTTATGTGGTTAAGAATGTTTCTTATGAAGAGCAAACTATTCAAGTGGTTAACTCAATGTTGTTAGAGTCATCTGCTGGTCAAATCGCTTGTTCCGAGTTACTGGGGCATCTTAACTTGACAGCTAGCAATGATAAGTTCAAGTATACAGCTAACCATAGTATATCTTTGGTATTGGATTGCCCACAAAAGGTTTTGCAAGAGCATTCGCCGAATTGGGTGATTTGTGGAGCTGTAGGAGTGTATGAGGATGAATCAAGATtgaaagaaatggaagggaagtGTAATGGTGGGGTGGTATCAGTGCCTTATGAAGGGGAAACAATGAAAAATGGGAATGTAACAGAGATGTTAGGAGAGGGTTTTTCTCTGAAATGGATGGCTAATAATTGCAGTGCTTGTCATGAGTCAGGAGGGCAGTGTGGTTATGATCAGACTATCAGTACCTTTAGTTGCTTTTGCCCTGATAGGACTCATGCTCATCAGTGTTTTCTTCATACACTCAAAAAGA AAAAGGGACACCTACCTCTTATTTTGGGATTAG tcatagcgagtagtctacTCATAGTTGCAGCATTCATAGCCATCTGCTGGTGGAAGAAGCTCAAACCGGCTCACGCAAAGTATGTTTCAAGGAGTAACTCCCTTGACCAATCTCCATCAGAGGTTGAGAAGGGTAACATATACTTTGGCGTGCCTCTCTTCTCCTACAATGAACTTCGAGAAGCTACAGACAATTTTGATGAATCCAAAGAGCTTGGAGATGGGGGATTTGGAACTGTTTATTATG GCAAACTAAAAGACGGAAGAGAAGTAGCGGTAAAACGTCTGTATGAAAAGAACTACAAAAGGGTAGAACAGTTCATGAATGAAGTACAACTGCTTACCTGTTTGAGACACCATAACCTTGTGTCACTCTATGGTTGCACATCCCACCATAGCCGGGAACTTCTTCTGGTGTATGAGTATGTCTCCAATGGAACTGTAGCAGATCATCTGTATGGTAACAAGGCAAAAGACGGATCCCTCTCATGGTCTGTTCGACTCAAGATTGCCACAGAAACAGCCAATGCTCTCTGTTACCTACATGCTTCTGACATCATTCACCGCGATGTCAAAACTAATAATATTCTCCTAGACAGTAGTTATAGTGTCAAGGTTGCTGATTTTGGATTGTCAAGACTCTTCCCGAATGATGTAACCCATATCTCCACAGCTCCTCAAGGGACTCCCGGGTATCTAGACCCGGAGTATGGCGAGTGTTACCAGCTCACGAATAAGAGTGATGTCTATAGCTTTGGAGTTGTCCTGGTTGAGCTCATATCTTCCTTGCCTGCCATTGACTTCGACAGGCATAGACATGAGATCAACCTGTCAAATTACGCCATGACTAGAATCCAACGGTGCGCATTTGAGGAATTGGTGGACCCAAAACTAGGGTTTTCATCAGACGAGAAAGTGCGTAGGATGACTACCTCAGTCGGTGAGCTGGCATTCCAATGCTTACAGCATGACAAAGAATTCAGGCCATCTATGGATGAGGTTCTTAAGATTTTGAAGACGATCCAGAGTACTGATTACGAAGCATTGCTAGCAGAAGAGCAGGCAGAAAATGATACAG GAAATGTACAGAGAAGATGA
- the LOC141623394 gene encoding LEAF RUST 10 DISEASE-RESISTANCE LOCUS RECEPTOR-LIKE PROTEIN KINASE-like 1.2 isoform X1 — translation MIRLCCFSNCNNLMFKLTFFLQLKLYFSLSANHFGDCIPKKCGNLNISYPFYMIDKQYSYCGYPGFEVSCKDDNFPYINISGSSYVVKNVSYEEQTIQVVNSMLLESSAGQIACSELLGHLNLTASNDKFKYTANHSISLVLDCPQKVLQEHSPNWVICGAVGVYEDESRLKEMEGKCNGGVVSVPYEGETMKNGNVTEMLGEGFSLKWMANNCSACHESGGQCGYDQTISTFSCFCPDRTHAHQCFLHTLKKKKGHLPLILGLVIASSLLIVAAFIAICWWKKLKPAHAKYVSRSNSLDQSPSEVEKGNIYFGVPLFSYNELREATDNFDESKELGDGGFGTVYYGKLKDGREVAVKRLYEKNYKRVEQFMNEVQLLTCLRHHNLVSLYGCTSHHSRELLLVYEYVSNGTVADHLYGNKAKDGSLSWSVRLKIATETANALCYLHASDIIHRDVKTNNILLDSSYSVKVADFGLSRLFPNDVTHISTAPQGTPGYLDPEYGECYQLTNKSDVYSFGVVLVELISSLPAIDFDRHRHEINLSNYAMTRIQRCAFEELVDPKLGFSSDEKVRRMTTSVGELAFQCLQHDKEFRPSMDEVLKILKTIQSTDYEALLAEEQAENDTGETVTGLETSAVKDIHAKQVSDQKLSPTSPISVMGEWSSKTTTPNTSNSIL, via the exons ATGATCAGATTATGTTGTTTCTCAAACTGTAATAACTTGATGTTCAAGCTAACATTTTTCTTGCAGCTCAAACTTTACTTTTCTTTATCAGCCAATCATTTTGGAGATTGTATACCCAAAAAATGTGGTAATTTAAATATAAGTTATCCTTTTTATATGATTGATAAGCAATATTCATATTGTGGGTACCCTGGTTTTGAGGTTTCTTGTAAAGATGACAACTTTCCATATATCAACATTTCTGGTAGTAGTTATGTGGTTAAGAATGTTTCTTATGAAGAGCAAACTATTCAAGTGGTTAACTCAATGTTGTTAGAGTCATCTGCTGGTCAAATCGCTTGTTCCGAGTTACTGGGGCATCTTAACTTGACAGCTAGCAATGATAAGTTCAAGTATACAGCTAACCATAGTATATCTTTGGTATTGGATTGCCCACAAAAGGTTTTGCAAGAGCATTCGCCGAATTGGGTGATTTGTGGAGCTGTAGGAGTGTATGAGGATGAATCAAGATtgaaagaaatggaagggaagtGTAATGGTGGGGTGGTATCAGTGCCTTATGAAGGGGAAACAATGAAAAATGGGAATGTAACAGAGATGTTAGGAGAGGGTTTTTCTCTGAAATGGATGGCTAATAATTGCAGTGCTTGTCATGAGTCAGGAGGGCAGTGTGGTTATGATCAGACTATCAGTACCTTTAGTTGCTTTTGCCCTGATAGGACTCATGCTCATCAGTGTTTTCTTCATACACTCAAAAAGA AAAAGGGACACCTACCTCTTATTTTGGGATTAG tcatagcgagtagtctacTCATAGTTGCAGCATTCATAGCCATCTGCTGGTGGAAGAAGCTCAAACCGGCTCACGCAAAGTATGTTTCAAGGAGTAACTCCCTTGACCAATCTCCATCAGAGGTTGAGAAGGGTAACATATACTTTGGCGTGCCTCTCTTCTCCTACAATGAACTTCGAGAAGCTACAGACAATTTTGATGAATCCAAAGAGCTTGGAGATGGGGGATTTGGAACTGTTTATTATG GCAAACTAAAAGACGGAAGAGAAGTAGCGGTAAAACGTCTGTATGAAAAGAACTACAAAAGGGTAGAACAGTTCATGAATGAAGTACAACTGCTTACCTGTTTGAGACACCATAACCTTGTGTCACTCTATGGTTGCACATCCCACCATAGCCGGGAACTTCTTCTGGTGTATGAGTATGTCTCCAATGGAACTGTAGCAGATCATCTGTATGGTAACAAGGCAAAAGACGGATCCCTCTCATGGTCTGTTCGACTCAAGATTGCCACAGAAACAGCCAATGCTCTCTGTTACCTACATGCTTCTGACATCATTCACCGCGATGTCAAAACTAATAATATTCTCCTAGACAGTAGTTATAGTGTCAAGGTTGCTGATTTTGGATTGTCAAGACTCTTCCCGAATGATGTAACCCATATCTCCACAGCTCCTCAAGGGACTCCCGGGTATCTAGACCCGGAGTATGGCGAGTGTTACCAGCTCACGAATAAGAGTGATGTCTATAGCTTTGGAGTTGTCCTGGTTGAGCTCATATCTTCCTTGCCTGCCATTGACTTCGACAGGCATAGACATGAGATCAACCTGTCAAATTACGCCATGACTAGAATCCAACGGTGCGCATTTGAGGAATTGGTGGACCCAAAACTAGGGTTTTCATCAGACGAGAAAGTGCGTAGGATGACTACCTCAGTCGGTGAGCTGGCATTCCAATGCTTACAGCATGACAAAGAATTCAGGCCATCTATGGATGAGGTTCTTAAGATTTTGAAGACGATCCAGAGTACTGATTACGAAGCATTGCTAGCAGAAGAGCAGGCAGAAAATGATACAGGTGAGACAGTTACGGGTCTAGAAACTTCAGCTGTAAAGGATATCCATGCTAAGCAAGTGAGTGATCAAAAGCTAAGCCCAACGTCGCCAATATCGGTGATGGGTGAATGGAGTAGCAAAACTACTACACCTAACACCAGCAATAGTATCTTGTAG